The nucleotide sequence CTGAGAGAATAATTTGGAAGAAATTCCAGGTTTGGTTTTATTTAATGAATACTTGTTTTGCGCTAggtatatgccaggcactattctgggTAGTTTTTAAGTATCAGTTCATTTAATCCTGAGTGctgttatcatccccattttatagatgagaaaactgaaacacagGTTGTTCATGAAGTTTCAGTGAGTATGTGGCTGAGCTAGGATTTAAAATGAAGTGGTCTGGCTTCTCAGCTCTTGACCTTAAGCACTACCCATTAGAGGATGCTCTGTCTTATGGTGGGTATAGATCCGGTGCTTAGCACATGACCACTGACCTAGGAGAGCCTGTTGAAGAGGTATCACTTCGGGGCCCTTTGCAGATAAGTTAGCATTTTCACTTAGCCCCAGTGGAGAAGGAAAGGCGATGGGGGAGGGGTGCAGTGTGGCAACAGAGGCGCTGGACCTGACTTCcagtcctggctcactggcttctgCTTTTAGGCCAGTCACTCCTCTTCCTTGAGCCTTAAGACCTGTCACATCAATCACCCAAGGTTGCTTATTCATTGAGCAAACATGGAATGTCCAATAAAGGCTGAAGGGTCACTTAAAACAGGCATATGGCAGTGCTCTCTAAACATGGGAGGGCGCAGCAACCCCAGATTGCATATTCTCAGCCAAATTTTGACTCTGTGCCTTGGGCAACCCCTGCCTTGGCTTGTGCTGTCTCCTCCCTCTGGtctgtccttttctttcctaCCTGACTAACTCCTTGTCATGAGCTTCACCCCTTCTCCACTTACCCCTTGTGTGCCCTAAGTACTCAGTGAATCTTGGCAATTATTATAATGATCTTTATGTCTGTCCTTTACCATTAGTCTCAGTAGATTCCTAGGATCAGGGTGGGACCCTGTCTTAATTCACCTTGGTTTCCCCTTCACCTAGCACACCTGCCTTGCATTTAGTATAGGTGTAGAATGAATGATGAATGTGGTATGGTTGTTAAGTTACTGTTCTAGATGTGTcccagagttgtttttttttttaaaagagcgtAATTGCACttttgtggggggaaaaaaaaatccttgttccTTGTTTTAATCAAACttagtcttatttcttctattaagGTCAATTTAGCTAGGGGAAAATTGCACCTGGAGTAGAGAAATTCTAACTGCCACTGATCCTATCAGATAacaacttgacttttttttttttttttgagactaacaTTTGAGAATAACAGTTATAAtaactctcgctctgtcacctggactggagtgcagtggcgtgatctcggctcactgcaacttccgcctctcgggtccaagcaattctctgcctcagcctcctgggtagctgggattacaggcatgcaccaccatgcctggctaattttgtatttttagtagagacggtttcaccatgttggtcaggctggtctcaaactcctgacttcaggtgatccacccaccttggcctcccaaagttctgggattacaggcatgagccaccacgcccagccttgatTTTTATGTGAAAGTAAATAGGTGCTAGATGCCATGATAAGCCCTTTGCATGCActatgtcatttaatcctcacaataactataagaatattttttattagcaCCCTCATTGAACAGGTAATGGGACTGCAGCACAGAAGGTGAAGTCAGCCTCTTGAGGCAGAGCAATGCACCATACTGTACTGAGGACAGGTGTTCTTACTGCCTTTGGGAAGTACAGTCATGCGTCACTTGATGATGAGGATACCTTCTGAGAAATGTTAGGCAATTTGGTTGTGCAcacatagagtgtacttacacaaccTAGGTGGCATAGCCTCCTgtacacctaggctatgtggtaaagcctgttgctcctaggccaCAAACATGTAaggcatgttactgtactgaatactgtaggcagttatAACACAacagtaagtatttgtgtatctaaacctAGAAAAGATATGGTGAAAATATatagaacattaaaaaatggtATGCCTGTATAAGGTACTTGCCATAAACGGGACTTGCAGGACTGAGAGGTgatctgggtgagtcagtgagtgggtggtgagtgaatgtgaaggcctagaacCCGTAGACATTATAAACACTGTATgcttacagattttatttttaaaatttctttttgcaGCAGTACATTTAttataacttttttactttataagttttttattttttaactctaaCTCTTCtagtaacacttagcttaaaacacgaATGCATTGTAcagctctacaaaaatattttctttatatccttagtctataagctttttaaaaaaagactttaaactttttgttaaaaactaagattcAAACACATACATTAGCCTAGACCGACAcggtcaggatcatcagtatcactgtctcCCATCCCCACAGCTTGTCTCACGgaaaggtcttcagggacagtAATATGCATGGACCtttcatctcctatgataacagtGCCTTCTGGAATGCTTCCTGAAGGACTTGGCTGAGGCTGTTTCATAGTaactttcttcttaaaaaaataagtaggaATACACTCTAAATTAATGATGAAAGTATAGTAAATACAAAAACCAGTAACCTAGCTGTTTAGTATCAAGTAGtatatactgtacataattgtagtGATATGCTTTTTTAAGTGAAGGCAAGGttgttaagaaagtaaaggaacaatggccaggcgcggtggctcacgcctgtaatcctagcactttgggaggccgaggtgggcggatcacctgaggtcgggagttccggACTAGCCTGACAGACATtggaggaaccctgtctctactaaaaaaaaatacaaaattagccgggcgtggtggtgcatgactgtaatcccagctacttgagtggctgaggcaggagaatcacttgaacccaggggacggaggttgtggagagccgagatcacgccattgcactccagcctgggcaacaagagcgaaactccatctcaaaaaagaaaaaaaaaaaagaaagtaaaggaacaaaagaatgTCTCCTCCATAGATAAAGCAGTCTATAGTGGTATACTTTTTATGTAATTGCAGCACAGATTTGCTTGCACCAGCTAATGCGATGGGCTATGACATTAACCCATCACTAGGTGAGAGGAATTTTTCAACTTAATTATAATCCTATGGGACCACCAcatatatgcagtctgtcatCAACCTAATGTTAATTGGTACATTACATTTGGTCATTGACCAAATGTTAAATGGTGCATTACTATAGGTGTGCAAAGCTCTCAAGGACTTCCGTATGACACAGCTCCTCCTTCATGTCTGCTTGGGGCACTCTCATCACCCTGaaagtatcttttttcttttttgagacagagtctcactctgtcgcccaggctggagtgcagtggtgccatctctgctcactgcaacctccacctcccaggttcaagcaattctcctgcctcagcctcccgagtagctgggactacaggcgtctgccaccacaccgggctaaatttcatgtttttagtagagacggggtttcactttgctggacaggctgttctcgaactccttacctcaagtgatccacccattttggcctcccaaagaactgggattacaggcatgagccaccgtgcctggcctgaaagtgTCTTTTAAAACCTTGAAGTGACCCTCTGACAAACTGGGGAACTTTAACTTTGCCTCCATAGACTCAGAAAAGTATCAGCAGTAGCCCTTTTGAAAATGAGAGACCAACCTTATTTCTCTGACAGCCAACAGGGTTGTgatacttattttataaatggtgaCCTCCCTCTGACCCTTACTTTGAGTGAGTTTTCAATAGTATGCATTCAATAAACACTCGCCATTTTTATTCCAGCCTTTACTGTCCTTGTGCCTCTTACTGGAACCTGTACTTTCATTCTCAGCAGGTGTCCAgggttaaaagaaaaagtaaagattaCCTAGAAAGAACTCCTTAACAGTAGTGCCAACCACCATCCTAGAGGTCGTCATAGTGTTTGTAGCTGGCCTTTCTTCCCCTTGAGAGTTCTCTGTTGGTTTCCATGATTTGGTTCTCAACAGTCCTGCCTGCTCGCTTGCTGTCCTGTATAGCTTTTGCTGCTTAGTTGCCGAGTAGTTCTGTATTTCTTTCCCAGTCCTCTTTTAAGTGTCTGGCTGACATTTTCAATCCCCATTGGGTTCCAAACCAAACCAGTTTCATGGTATTGTCCTCCAAACCTTGCCCTCTTACAGCATGAACAATGTGTTGAGCGTGGGGTATTACAAGAATTCTCATTTAGCATTCCATAGTTGAGGAATGTCTGTTACTTCAGTTACCTTTGAGCTGCAGAAAAATCTTTAGCTGTAGCAAGAGCCACTTCTAGGAGAGGAGAAAATATGAATCAACTAGCCCAATTTGCAATGTTAGGAATTTGTGGATTTTCTAAGTAAGATGGCTTTCAAAGGTTAGAGTGTCAGAGTCACCTGAAGCTCAATCTTAACTGTAATGGTTTAAGATGGAGGTTGATGGGGAAACTTGTAGTAcccctcaggtgattctgatactgCAGCAAGGTTTGAGAATCCacaaagtctttttatttttcctcccgagatagagtctcgttctttcgcccaggctggagtacagtggcgtgatctcagctcactgcaacctccacctcccaggttcaagcagttgtcctgtctcagcctcctaagtagctgggatgacagacgtgcaccaccacgcttggctaatttttgtatttttagtagagatggggtttctccatgttagccaggctagtctcgaactcctgacctcaggtagtccactggccttggcctcacatatcaatttttaattgaaaataggcaggaggctgggcgtggtggctcatacctgtaatcccagcactttgggagcctgaggaaggcagatcacttgagttcatgagtttgagaccagcctgggcaacatggagagatcttgtctctacaaaaaaaaaaaaatatatacacacacacacacacacacacacacacagattaaccaggttggtggcatgtgcctgtagtcccgactactggggaagctgaggagggaggatggcttgagtctgggaagtgaagtttgtagtgagttgagattgtgcccctgcattccatccagcctgggtgacagagccagaccctgtctcaaaaataataataatcagtaaACCCAGTGTGGGTTTTCCTTGAGGTTACTATGATTTTGTTCTTGAacaattgcttttcatttttttagactTTAGACCTTATATAATCATTCTGTGTACTCGGCCTTcataataaaactggaaaaattatgAGCAAGAAACAAGAGGTACTAGTTGTAAGGAATAGTTAAGATTATAATACTGAGTCCAATTGTAGCAGAATTTTTTGTTGCTTCTTTGTATGATACTGAAAATAGTTGAGAATTTGATTGGATTAAACAACATACTGGATTGCTGGAGTATCTGAGGCTAGTAACCTTCTGAACATTCTGCCTGTTGATGTGCCCATCAAAGgaagtaaatattaataaaactttCATTGAGAATATAACCGGTTTGGCTTTTGTACTGcaattatattcattatattaattTTCATATGCTGAAAAATGTCCTCATGCTGAAATGTGGGGTACATAACAGGGAAAAGTTCTGGTTTTGGATTACTTCTGTCAAAGCTCAGTACTGAGTGTCTTGTATTTAATCCTCTCCCCTGCTACTTTCCCTACCAGGATGTTGCTTCAGAGTGTGAAGTCAAATGCATGCCAACATTCCAGTTTTTTAAGAAGGGACAAAAGGTACGTATATCTGACCTTTAAAACTCTAACTGGGCAATAGGAAACCCAGTATAAGTGAATAAACCACTGGAGTGATGTTCCCTTCAAAGATTGAGGCATATCACCAAGTTctgcttttaagaatttttatttatttattttattattatttaagttctagggtacatgtgcataacgtgcaggtttgttacatatgtatacttgtgccatgttggtgtgctgcacaagaatttttaaatgtgtcaTTCTTCATTGGCTTAAGTACATAATGTGACATCTAATTGAAAATTGATCTTTCCTAGAACTAGTCACTAAATCCCTCTAATTGGTGTTTCCTATTTATATCTTAAAGCACATTTCTTAGACTTGGGCAGTTCATTTGTTGTTGTTAGGTATTGTGTAAAAGAAAATTTGTACTTAAGCCTTTTGacttttctttgatattttttctttgtttataactTAAATGAACTGTATGTTATTCaaggaagtttattttaaataagattataCCTCTTCTTCCCTCCACCCCTATTCTTCCTTCATTCTATGCtgatattttatgtataaaacagTGCTACAATACTACATCTAATATCAGTTCAATATTCTTTTAACAGGTGGGTGAATTTTCTGGAGCCAATAAGGAAAAGCTTGAAGCCACCATTAATGAATTAGTCTAATCATGTTTTCTGAAAACATAACCAGCCATTGGCTATTtaaaacttgtaatttttttaatttacaaaaatataaaatatgaagacaTAAACCCAGTTGCCATCTGTGTGACAATAAAACATTAATTCTAACACTTTTTAAAACTGGTGTCTGAATAGCTTTCAAAATAAATGCGAAATGATCATTTAATGTATTTTCCTATATTCTCAATCACTTCTTAGTAACCTTGTAGGCCACTgattattttaagatttaaaaaactattattgCTACCTTAATGTATTGCTACAAAAATCTCTTGTTAGGGGTAATGCAGGTAATAAAGTAGTATGTTGTTATTTGTTAACTTTTGACAGAGAAAATAGTGTTCTCTGTTCTAGCAGGTAAATCCTCTACGCTCGTCAAAAGATCAGCATGACCAAAATAGATGTCCACCCATGAAgcaattgttttgtttgtttgttttgtcacaAGGATCTTGATTCTCCTCGAAGTATCTGAGAAAGTCTAGTTGTATAGACCAGACATAGGTTCTGTCCTGAGTAGTAAAAGTTGTGGGAAATTATTAGTTATATCATTCAAAGAACATTGTTTCTTGTGTTCTAAGCACAGTAAGGGGTTGGGGGGTTGAAGAAACTATTTTTGAATTTACGTAATAATGAAGAGCAGAATTATCATAAGTCAGGCATCATCTTTCTATTAATTCATGTAATCTTTGCAACAATCCTATTATAGATACTGTAATCCCCGTTTACCAGTGAGGAAACAGAGTGGTAATTTCCCCTGCATCACAACTAGTCAGTGGaggagttgggatttgaaccaaAGAAGTCTGGTACCAGAATATGTGCTTTTAACTACTACATTGCCTGCAGTGCAACAATCTGAATAAGTAGGAAAATGATGGGCCCTTAGTTGAGTTTCTTTCCTCATGTGAAATTAGGATGCCAAACTCAGATGATCTCTCAAAATATGAATGGAATGCCTATTACGTGCCAGGCATCATGCTAGGCTTGGAATAAAGATGTGACTAAGACACCCTCGTCCTCATACAGCGAACATTCTAGAAGCTGAGACAAACTAGTGAATAATAGACTAGTATATTCTACAAGGCAAAACCAAGAACTGGGTGCAGTAATTGAGAATAATAGGAGAACCTGCTTTGCATCAGGTGGTTGGACCTGGGTTCTGTGAGGTGACTGTAAGCTGAGAGCTGATGGATGAAAAGGACTTCAACCTGCTGAGAGCCAGGGAATCAGCTTTCCAGCAGAGAGAATGACAGACACAAAGGAGTCAAGGACAGTCAAGAAAGAGCTTGGTACCTTGTAGAATAATCAGAGGAGCATGAAATAAAGCTCGATAGAGTGGCAGGGCCAGGTCAGCCCAGGTGTTATTTGTTCTAGAAGGGATGAGAAACCATTGTAGGGTAAGTCAGGGTAACAAGCTTTGATAACAGGAGTTATTTTGGCACCTGTATagaaaatggaaactaaaaaCTGGAAAACCAGTTAGGCTTTTaggttgttttttgagatggagtttcgctcttgtcacccaggttggaatgcaatggcgcaatctcagctcactgcaacctccgcctcccagggtcaagccattctcctgcctcagcctcccgagtagctaggattacaggcacccaccaccatgcccagttaatttttgtatttttagtggagatgaggtttcaccatgttgaccaagctggtctcgaactcctgacctcaggtgatctacccacctcatcctcccaaagtgctgagattacaggcatgagccaccgtgcccagccctagtTAGGCTTTTGCAATTATCTAGATCAGAGATAATGATGGCTGTGACTAGGAGGACAGTGGGGAGGTGATAGAGCTGGAACAGTCTTAAGGGCTTGTGAGAGGAGGACCCAGGAGTGAATCTCAGGTTTCTGGTGGAAGCCCTGGGTGGTTGGGGTATGATGTGATGTCATGAGTGAGGTGAGgatgggagggagaaaagggTGGTGGTGAGGGAGTCAGTCTCTGGCCCTTCTGAGTTGGGTGCTTCTGTGGTGCACATCCCACTGAAGGTGCTGTGCAGTCTGTTGGGCACCTAGAGCTCCAAGGACAGGTCTGGACTGGGATAGAAATTTGAAAGACATTGTCATGT is from Macaca mulatta isolate MMU2019108-1 chromosome 15, T2T-MMU8v2.0, whole genome shotgun sequence and encodes:
- the TXN gene encoding thioredoxin isoform X1, with the protein product MVKQIESKAAFQEALNTAGDKLVVVDFSATWCGPCKMIKPFFHDVASECEVKCMPTFQFFKKGQKVGEFSGANKEKLEATINELV